Within Cellulophaga sp. L1A9, the genomic segment CATCACCGTGAATTGGACACTATCTGCTAAGTTCATAGTAGTGCGTAAAGCCATGGTGGCTAATTCTTCTTGGTTCAGATCATTATTCAAGTCTTTCTGAGCATCAGCAACAGCAACCTTAGCTCTTAATAATACATGTTGAGGTAGAATTTCTAATTCAATAGCTCGAGCGGCTTGTTCTTCGTGTTTTAACATTCCCTCATAAACTTCTTGCCTAGTTTTTACAACTTGCTTTATTAGAACTACATTTAAATAACGTTTAATAAGTTCGTTTGCAATTTCATATTTTACCTGTCTAAGTTCTATATCTGCGGAGTTTAATTCTGCTTTGGCATATTTTTTAGCGGCTATTATTTTGCCTCCAGTAAATAGTGGCTGTGTGGCCGTTAGTGCTGCAGTAGGAAATTGCTGGTTGTCTATCTCCATATTCGGATAAGAAGGAAATTGGCCTAATACGCTTACCAAAGTACTATAAGCACTTTCTGTGCTCACACCAGACAATCCAATTTGTTCGCCATATGCAGCAATAAAAGCAGCTCCGTACTTGCCGCCCAAATCATCTAGTGAGGTTGAAATCTGTGAGGTGTTCACCTCTAAATTTTCGCTGAGGTAGGTATATCCTCCCAATAAATTTAATGAAGGTAAAAAGTTACCTTTTGCTGCTTTGTCTTCGTATATTTTTTGTTGTACCCGCTCATTGTATTGCTTAATTTTTTCATTGTTGCCATAGCTGAGTTCCAATGCTTCAGCAATACTTATTTGTTGTTTTTGTGCATTTACATGAGATACAAGAAGTATCATAAATAGAAAAATGATTCTTGTAAATAGCACTTTACATCTTGTATTTTCTAGATCTTTCATCCGTTTACGAAAGTTTACTCTTTATTCTATACAAAGGTGGTTTGCTTTGAGAAGAAATTGGATGACCTAAATCATATCGCGCAAAATAATTTTTATTTTTTTAGCACTAGGCTTTACTGATACTAATGCAGATAATACCGATTAAAATAAAGGAGACAAAAGTATAGGTTATGAGTTTTTTTGCAATTTTAGAGCCTGCCAATAAACTTAAGCTTAGCTTCGTTAATAGTGTATTTAAAATAATGGTTACTACTATTCTTCTTAGAAACCTAAGTATTTTACAAGAAAGCAACTGGTAATTTTTTTAAAAAAATACGTTCCTGATATATTATTATTATTTAGCACCTTAAAACACCATTATATACCAAAAACGTCCTCAAAACCAAGGTTTATGAGGACGTTAAACATTTAAAAATTATAGGAGCCTATTTTTACATGTAATCTTGTATGAATCAATTACATGTATTTAGATAAGAATTTAAAGAAATCTTTTTTTAGATCTGCATAAATTTGTCGTTGAGTTTCCATTTTTTTACGAAGTTCTAGGTGATTTTTCACCATGGCTACATCCATAGATTCGTGATTTTCATCACTATGGCCAGATATATTCATTTCATGCTCCTCAATCGTCTCTTCCATATCTTCTATTACCCCTTCATGAAGAAGAAATTCATTTTGATAATGTTCTAACTTTGCAAGTACGTCTTTATCCGTCCAACGTGTTACTAGTTCCGCTAATCTGTTTTTGAAAGATTTTAATTCATCATTCCAAAATTCAAGTTCAGATTTCCATAGTTTGTGTTCAAAATGTAAATCTGAATTGTTAATTACTTCTTTTACTTCTTTCATGATACTGTATGTTTTAATTATATATCTAGTTATCTTCTAATATTGCAAATTGATTTAATGCTTCTAATGCTTCACAACCGTACATTAATGCAGGACCTCCACCCATCATGACCGCTACACCTATAGTTTCTATAATTTCTTCTGAGAGTGCACCAGCTTGTATTGCATCATGAACATGAAAAGCAATACATCCATCACAGCGAACCGTAATGGCAATACCTAAAGCAATGAGTTCTTTTGTTTTGGAAGAAAGTACACCTTCTGCAGTACTGGCTTTATGCAGACTGTTAAAACCTCCAATGGTTTCGGGTATATTTGTTCCCAATTCTTTTACAAGTTGCGTAAGGTCATTATAATTTTTTGAATGGTCTTTAATCATGATTTCATGTTTTAAAAGTTTAAAATGTTTTGAAGAATCTTTCTAATATGCCTAAATCATATTCAAAGTTATTTTAAATCCTCGTGGGTAAACATGATTTAAATCAGTGCCCTAAATAAATTTATAGTGATATAAAATATAAGAAGAAGGTAAAGTAGTTCTAGTAGTTTATCTATATATAATGGATTATAGAAAATGCTTTTGTTTTAAGAATTTTTTAATTTAATCTAACAACTGACCCAAGTCATTTAAAAATTCCTAAGGGCAATATACCTTTGGTTGAATATAAAAAACAAATAGAAATGAAACGGTTATTTATTATTACGTTATTGTTGTCAATACCTATGATAGGTAGTTCACAAACACTTGAAGAAATTAATACACCTACGGTTTCGGGACTGGATCAAATAGGGTCTTTTAGCGAGGGTTTAACAGCTGTTAAAAAAGGAAATGAGTGGGGTTTTATTGATGAAGATGGCATATTGGTTATTGATTTTAGAGGAGATTTAGTTTGGAACAAAACCCCTAATACAGCTAAGCTTGGCGTAGAAAATCTTGGTTATCCTCAATTTAAGAATGGACTTTGCGCTATAAAAGTAGTGAAAGAAGATGGTATAACTCGGTATGGTTTTATAGATGAAAAAGGAACTATAGTGATACCTGCAGAATTTTTAAACGTAAGTCAATTTAATGATGGCCGTACCATAGGTATCTACGAGAAAAAAGTCTTGCGTGGTAAGAATCCTTATCAATTGAGAATTTATGAATATGACTTTACAGAAGTAGTCGTAAATACAAAGGGTGAAATGTTATGGCCAATACAGGAAAGACAGGGTATTGTCATGTCAACAAAACTGTATGAATTACCAGAAATACATGCTTCTATGATTTCGGACAAACTATTAATGGTGAAAGATAAAACCAATACGTGGAACATTGTTAAGCCTAAACTTTAATATTTCAGGGCTTAATAACTCCTAAGATGGATTATACGAAGTTTTTTATTCAATAGCGGGTAATTAAGGAACTAAATAAGTGAAAATCGAAATCTAAAAATTAATTATATGGCTTTTAAAAGCGATATGTAAAGACACACAGCATGGATAAAATTTCAACAATACTGGTACCATTCAATTTTACGGAGGCATCAAAAAAGGCACTAAAATATGCCATAAGCTTTGTAGGTAGGTTTGACGATATAAAAATTATATTGGCGTATGTTTCAGGAAATAGTAATCTTGAGTTGGAGCCTGGAAATTTCGAAAAGTTAGAGAAGGAATATAGCGGTGTTTTGCAAAATAAATTAGAATGGATCATTCAAGAAGGAGCACTTATTACAACGTTACTTGAAATTAGGAAAAAGAATAAGATAGACCTTATCATAATGGGATGTGCGGATAGAAAGGGGAATAGACAACATGAAAAAACGATTAATCTTGTTTTAAAAAGTACATGTCCGGTTATGGTTATTCCTTATAATTATGTAGCGTATAATCTTGCCAATATAGCTTTAGTTATAGGAAGAGAAGAGATTGATAATACTAAAAAGTTAGGAACACTCTTAATGATTGCTCGTAAATGTAAAGCAAAGGTACATGTATTGACTATTGAGAATGAGCCTGTAGTTTATGGGTATAGTAAAGAGGAAGAAAAGAATGAGAACGCTATTGAATACTATCTTGAGTCATTCTATGAAGAGCGTGTATTTATTAAAAACGATGATATTTTAGATGGTATTAATACCTATGGTATAAAAAATGAAATTGATCTTGTAACCATTCTTCCTAAAAGTAAAAACAAGAAGCATAACGCTACAGAAAAGCAGCTAACAGAATTGTTAATTTTAAATTCTAAAGTTCCCATACTTGTTTTGGAATAGGTACTATGCAACATATAAGCAAAATTATTATTTCTTAAAATAAGATACTAGATGAAATTTTTTAGCAACAGACCAAAAAGCGATTTTGTAGAAAATGACAATTGGCAAAAATTATATATTTTAACAGAACATTGGAAATCAGATCTTTTATTTTACAAAGATGACCTTAAGTTTTTAAGGCATCTGGAGGATAAATATTTCTTATGGATAGAGGCACAAACAGATTTGGAAAACATACGCAAAGTCGGGGAGAGTATTTTAAAAGACACGAGAGATTGTGATGATTTATTAGAGCGTGTAGACAAACATTTAGTTCATCTATCTGTATTAATGAGTACGAAAGACAACGATAATCAAAAAGAATTTAGGACAGAACATATGGAGCTAGAGGAAGCTATTTTCCAATTTATAGAAAATATGAGAGGAAATAGAAGGCAACTTTTTAAAGTTATCGAATTTGATGTTGAAACAGCTAAATTATAACTTGAAACAAGTATAGAATTAGTTGTAAAACTACTTAAAAAGCTAAAGTTCTTAACGGGTTAAGAACTTTAGCTTTTATGTTTAAAAATGAGGACATTCTATTCTAGTAACATTGCAGCATAGTACGCTGCCCCGAGTAAAGCGGTGTTCTCATTGAGAATAACATTTACGGGTACCATTTGTAAGAGTGAATTCATTCGTCCAGACTGCATAAAATTATCTGTAAATACTTCACGGTTCATCCCTTTGATAATCTTAGGCATAATTCCTCCACCAATATAAATACCTCCAGTAGCCTTAAATTTTAAAGCAAGTTGAGCAGTTTCTATAGCCAAAAACCGAACAAAGAGATCTAGTGTTTCTCTACAAACTACATCTGATCCTTCTAAGGCCATTTTTGTAATAACAGCAGCCGGATCTTCTTTTGTTATTCTTGCTTTAAAGGCATCAGTTTCCTTTTCGCCACTTACATTACGTATCAGTTGGTAGGTGTCCCGTATGCCTTGTCCTGATAATAAACGTTCCCAACTTACATGTCCATATTTTTGTTGAAAATATTTCCAAATTTCAAGATCAAAATCGTTTCTCGGGCCAAAATCGCAATGACCACCTTCAGAGGCAAAAGGGTGGTATGCTGTTCCATCCCAAAACAAACCCGCTTCTCCTAGACCTGTGCCTGGAGAAATAATAACCGCGTTCCCTGGTATTTCTGAGCCATATTTTAAGCAATCTAAATCTTTTTTTTCAAGTGTAGCTAGACCATATGCGTTAGCTTGCATATCATTTATTAAAAAAATTGATTTTAATTGAAGTTTTTTAATGAGTTCTTCGGTATCAATATCCCAAGGAAAATTAGTGCCATGCACTTTACCTTTGGTTATGGGGCCAGCAACACCAAAGCAGATACTATCTATTTCTGGTATTTCTTTAACCTTAAAGTCTTCTATGATTTCCAGTAAGGAGGTATGTTTTTTTGTTTTGTAGGAATTTTGTTTGATTATAAAAAGCTGACCTTCTTTAAATTCAAAAAGTGCAAGATTCGTTTTAGTTCCTCCGATATCACCTGCCAATACGGTGCCGTTTTTATAACCTATTTTCTTTTTGAACCCTACAGCTAAAGGAATTAGCGGTTTAGTGAGTAGCGGTAAATTGTAGTTCTCCGTCATTTTCATAATGGTGTTTTTAGGCTATGGTAATGGACGCGTCTAAATAAACATCTTGTATAAGATGAAGTAACTTAACACCTTCTTTCATTGGGCGCTGAAAAGCCTTTCTTCCCGAGATTAATCCCATACCACCAGCGCGTTTATTAATGACAGCTGTACGTACCGCTGCAGCAAAATCATCTTTGCCAGAAGCACCACCAGAATTAATAAGTCCGGCACGTCCCATATAGCAATTAGCAACTTGGTATCGGGTTAAGTCAATAGGATGATCGGTAGTCAGTTGGCTATAGACAAGAGCACTAGTTTTTCCAAAATCTTTCAGCGCAAGGTAACCACCATTGTTACTGGGTTGTTTTTGTTTGATAATATCCGCTTCGATTGTCACACCAAGGTGGTTGGCTTGTCCCGTTAAATCTGCGCTTAGAGAATAATCTTTATCTTTTTTAAAGGCATCGTTGCGCAGGTAACACCATAGAACCGTAACCATGCCTAATTCGTGTGCACGTTTAAAAGCTTTAGTTGTTTCTTGTATTTGTCTATCAGATTCAGGAGAGCCAAAATAAATTGTAGCACCCACTGCTTTAGCCCCCATATTCCAAGCTTGTTCTACTTGCGCAAAATAAATCTGATCAAAGGTATTTGGGTATGATAGTAATTCGTTGTGATTTAATTTTACTAAAAAAGGAATTTTATGGGCATATTTTCTAGAAACGGCACCGAGAACACCTAGGGTTGATGCTACGGCATTACACCCACCTTCAATAGCTAATTTTACAATATTTTCTGGGTCAAAATACTCAGGGTTTGGTGCAAAGCTAGCTCCTGCAGAATGTTCTACACCTTGATCAACCGGTAAAAGAGAAAGATGCCCTGTACCTCCAAGCCTGCCATGATCAAATAGCTGTTGCAAACTACCTAATACGCGGTTAGATCTATCTGATGATGCCATAATCCGATCCGTAAAATTAGGGCCAGGGAGGTGAATTTTATCTTTGGAAATGGTACCGCAGACGTGGTCTAGTAAATAGGAAGTTTCTTCTTTTAAATATTTTTCAATTTCCATAGTTCGTATTTTAAGTTGTTTCTTAAATCGGTTTTTGATCTTTGATCCAATCGTACAGTTTATCCGCATCTTTTTTAATACATAATTGGGTGCCGTGATGCATTGTGGCTGCCGTTCCGCAGGCTACGCCATAGCGAACCATATCTGCTAAAGATCTGTCCCAAATTAGGCTCATGACCATACCAGCGACCATACTGTCTCCAGCGCCAATAGTGCTTTTTTGGTGTACTACAGGTGCGGGTACATGTACCATTTTTGTGCTAGTAGCTAATAATGCTCCTTTTGGACCTAGAGAAACTACAAGAATTTGACAATCATGATTTTTTAAAAATTGCGTAGCTAATGATTTCAAATCTAAGTCTGTAATAGAGGTAGTTCCGCACAAAGCACCTAATTCTGCTAAGTTAGGTTTTAGCATATAAATTTTTGATTTGGCAGCTTTCATCAGTGCTTCGCCTGAGGTATCCAGAATAAATAATGCTTCTTTCTTTTCAGCGACTCGGCTTACTTTTACATAAAAATCGTCCGGTACATTGGGAGGTAATTTTCCGCTAGCTACTAGATAATCACCTTTTTGGAGCTGAAGTTCTAATTGTTGTAATGCGTTTTGCCATTCTACTTCCTTTACAGCCGGACCTGGCATTCCAAATCGGTATTGTTGGTTGGTACTCGTATCTGTTACCGCAAGGTTTTCACGTGTCCACCCCTCAATTGGAATTACCGATTGTTCTATATGTTGTTCATCTAAGAGTTTCTTTAAAAATTCTCCTGCAGGTCCACCAGCAAAATAGCTGCAAAGCGATGAACCCCCTAGTTTATGAATGGCCCTAGATACGTTAATTCCTCCGCCTCCTGCATCAAAGGTGGGTTGGGTACAACGTAATTTAGTATCGGCGGCAATCCCATCTACAGTGGTGCTTTTATCAATTGCTGGGTTTACGGTAAGCGTTATTATACGAGCCATTTTAATCGTTTATTTAGCACTAATTATTTGTTTTATTTTAATTGATAGTGGTCTATTACATTTAACTTACCATCAAACTCATACATATGCGGAATGCCAGTAGCCACTTCTATCTTTGCAATTTCATCAGATGAGATATGCTCTAAGTATTCAATAAGTGCGCGTAATGAATTTCCGTGTGCAGCTATCAAAACAGTTTTTCCCTTGGCGAGTTCAGGAGCAATAGCTTCAAAAAAGTAATTTACTACTCTTTTTGAAGTATCTTTTAAAGATTCCCCCAAGGGGAGTACCGATGGATCTAAAGCCTTATAGTTCGCATCAAATTCAGGATTTCTTTTATCGTATATAGATAGGCTAGGGGGAGGAGTATCGTAACCTCTTCGAACACTCAAAAAAAATTCTTCCCCAACCTCTTTTAATACTTCGTCTTTATTCTTTCCTTGCCAATCACCATAATGTCTTTCATTCAACTTCCAACTATATTTGCAATCTACATGCATCATTTCTGCAGTTTCTAGTAAAATCCATGCTGTTCGGATCGCTCTTTTTAGGTATGAGGAAAAGCAAATATCAATGTCTATAAGATTTGATTTGATCAGTTTTCCAGCTTCTTCTGCTTCATTAATTCCTTCTGGCGCCAAGTCAATGTCTGTCCATCCTGTAAAAACATTTTTCACATTCCACAAACTTTTTCCATGTCTAACCAATATTAATTTTCCCATGTAGCTTTATTTTATTTCATTTTCACAAGAATCTCCTTTTTCCATACATTCCAAGTTATCAAAGGTTATTCGTGAAATATTAGTAAGAGCGGTATCTGTTAAAAATGCTTGGTGACTACTGATGAGTACATTTCTAAGCGTCATTAAACGGGCCATGTCATCATCTTGAAGGATATCATCGGAATGGTCTTCAAAATAAAGTCCTTTTTCCTCTTCATAAACGTCCATTCCAAAATAGCCTATTTGACCAGATTTTAGTCCGTTTATAACATCTTTGGTGTTTACCAATCCACCCCGACCGGCATTGATTAACATCACGCCTTTCTTCATGTCTGCGATTTTAGCTTCATCAATAAGATGATGTGTCTTTGCATTTAGAGGCGCATGAAGCGTAATGATATCCGATTGCTTGCACAAAGTATCTAGATCTGTGTAGGTGGCTCCATATTTTTCTACTAAAGAGTTGTCTTCTACAATATCATAGGCGAGTAGTTTACAGCCAAAACCATGTAAAATCTTAGCTACGACACGACCAATTTTACCGGTACCTATGATGCCTACTGTTTTTCCATTCATATCAAAACCAACCAAACCATTTAATGAAAAATTCATTTCCATAATCCGGTAATGGGTTCGGATTAATTTTCGATTAAGAGCGAGCATAACCCCTACCGCAAACTCGGCAATCGCATAGGGTGAATATTCTGGAACTCGTGCCATGCGTATGCCTAATTTTTTTGCATGTGGCACATCAACATTATTAAACCCAGCCGAACGCAAGGCTACATACTTAACACCAAGTTCATGCAAGCGATCTAAGATTGGTGCAGCTGCATTATCTTCTGTAAAAATACATATGGCATCACAATCTTTGGCCAAATCTACGGTATCCGAAGTTAGATAAGTATCAAACATTTTTAGGGTATGCTTGTCATTATTGGCACGTTGTAAATAGTCCCTTTCCCAATTGTGGACATTAAATATTGCTATTTTCATTTTTAAGTTTTAAAAGGTTATTTATTGAAAGTTACAAAACTATTTAAATCTTTATAATCATTTTTAAGAGGATTGATTATGAAGATCTAAATAGCTAATTAATAGTTAATTGCTACTTTCAACCATACCAAAAGCTGTTTTGTTTTTTTCTGCACTATTAATATTTTTAATTCCTGAAATCAAAGCATCTGGATTAAATGAGACCGAGTTGATGCCTTTTTCTACGAGAAACTGTGCAAACTCAGGATAATCACTTGGTGCCTGGCCACAAAGTCCAATTTTAGTGTTTGTTTTATGAGCAGATTCAATCACCATTGCAATCATCTTTTTAACTCCTATATCGTTGATGTCAAAGATGTCACTTAACAGTTCAGAATCTCTATCTACACCTAAGGTTAATTGCGTAAGGTCATTGGAGCCAATTGAAAACCCGTCAAAGTACTCCGCAAACTGTTCTGCTAAGATGATGTTGTTTGGTATTTCTGCCATCATATAAAGTTGAAGTCCATTTTCACCTCGTTTCAAGCCATTTTTCTCTAGAACTTCTACAATTTTCGCGGCTTCTTTTAATGTGCGACAAAAAGGAATCATGATTTTTACGTTGGTCAATCCCATGGTTTCCCGTACTCTTTTTAATGCTTTACATTCTAAAGCAAAAGCTTCTTGGTATTTAGGATTATAATATCTAGAGGCGCCTCTAAAACCTAACATTGGATTTGATTCTATGGGTTCAAATTCGGTTCCACCTATCAAACTTGCATATTCATTGGTTTTAAAATCACTGGTGCGAACAATAACATCTTTTGGATAAAAGGCTGCAGCAATAGTCGCAATACCTTCGGCAAGTTTATGTACAAAATAATCAGACTTGTCCGGATAATGGTGTGTTAATTTCTGAATTTTATCCTTCACGGTTTGATCTTTCAAAGTATCAAAATGCTTCAAGGCCATAGGGTGAATTTGAATAGCATTATTGATAACGAATTCCATTCGCATCAATCCAACGCCTTCAGAAGGGTAGAACGAGTATTTAAAGGCTTGTTCTGGATCTGCCAAAATGAGCATTGGTTGGGTTTTAGGTTTTCCTAAAGTAGAGAGATCAATTTCGGTTTCGTTCCATTCTAAAAGACCATCGTAAACTACGCCAGTATTACCTTCTGCGCAAGAAATAGTAATGTCTTGTCCATCTTTAATCACTTTAGTAGCATTGGTACTTCCTACTATGGCAGCAGCTCCTACTTCACGCGCGACGATAGCCGCATGGCTAGTTCGTCCACCTTGGTCTGTGACAATACCTGCAGCTTTTTTAAGAATTGGATCCCAATCAGGATTGGTACGTTCGGTAACTAATATTTCTCC encodes:
- a CDS encoding universal stress protein — translated: MDKISTILVPFNFTEASKKALKYAISFVGRFDDIKIILAYVSGNSNLELEPGNFEKLEKEYSGVLQNKLEWIIQEGALITTLLEIRKKNKIDLIIMGCADRKGNRQHEKTINLVLKSTCPVMVIPYNYVAYNLANIALVIGREEIDNTKKLGTLLMIARKCKAKVHVLTIENEPVVYGYSKEEEKNENAIEYYLESFYEERVFIKNDDILDGINTYGIKNEIDLVTILPKSKNKKHNATEKQLTELLILNSKVPILVLE
- a CDS encoding 2,3-diphosphoglycerate-dependent phosphoglycerate mutase produces the protein MGKLILVRHGKSLWNVKNVFTGWTDIDLAPEGINEAEEAGKLIKSNLIDIDICFSSYLKRAIRTAWILLETAEMMHVDCKYSWKLNERHYGDWQGKNKDEVLKEVGEEFFLSVRRGYDTPPPSLSIYDKRNPEFDANYKALDPSVLPLGESLKDTSKRVVNYFFEAIAPELAKGKTVLIAAHGNSLRALIEYLEHISSDEIAKIEVATGIPHMYEFDGKLNVIDHYQLK
- the glk gene encoding glucokinase, with translation MKMTENYNLPLLTKPLIPLAVGFKKKIGYKNGTVLAGDIGGTKTNLALFEFKEGQLFIIKQNSYKTKKHTSLLEIIEDFKVKEIPEIDSICFGVAGPITKGKVHGTNFPWDIDTEELIKKLQLKSIFLINDMQANAYGLATLEKKDLDCLKYGSEIPGNAVIISPGTGLGEAGLFWDGTAYHPFASEGGHCDFGPRNDFDLEIWKYFQQKYGHVSWERLLSGQGIRDTYQLIRNVSGEKETDAFKARITKEDPAAVITKMALEGSDVVCRETLDLFVRFLAIETAQLALKFKATGGIYIGGGIMPKIIKGMNREVFTDNFMQSGRMNSLLQMVPVNVILNENTALLGAAYYAAMLLE
- a CDS encoding carboxymuconolactone decarboxylase family protein, translated to MIKDHSKNYNDLTQLVKELGTNIPETIGGFNSLHKASTAEGVLSSKTKELIALGIAITVRCDGCIAFHVHDAIQAGALSEEIIETIGVAVMMGGGPALMYGCEALEALNQFAILEDN
- a CDS encoding class I fructose-bisphosphate aldolase yields the protein MEIEKYLKEETSYLLDHVCGTISKDKIHLPGPNFTDRIMASSDRSNRVLGSLQQLFDHGRLGGTGHLSLLPVDQGVEHSAGASFAPNPEYFDPENIVKLAIEGGCNAVASTLGVLGAVSRKYAHKIPFLVKLNHNELLSYPNTFDQIYFAQVEQAWNMGAKAVGATIYFGSPESDRQIQETTKAFKRAHELGMVTVLWCYLRNDAFKKDKDYSLSADLTGQANHLGVTIEADIIKQKQPSNNGGYLALKDFGKTSALVYSQLTTDHPIDLTRYQVANCYMGRAGLINSGGASGKDDFAAAVRTAVINKRAGGMGLISGRKAFQRPMKEGVKLLHLIQDVYLDASITIA
- a CDS encoding WG repeat-containing protein encodes the protein MKRLFIITLLLSIPMIGSSQTLEEINTPTVSGLDQIGSFSEGLTAVKKGNEWGFIDEDGILVIDFRGDLVWNKTPNTAKLGVENLGYPQFKNGLCAIKVVKEDGITRYGFIDEKGTIVIPAEFLNVSQFNDGRTIGIYEKKVLRGKNPYQLRIYEYDFTEVVVNTKGEMLWPIQERQGIVMSTKLYELPEIHASMISDKLLMVKDKTNTWNIVKPKL
- a CDS encoding TolC family protein — translated: MKDLENTRCKVLFTRIIFLFMILLVSHVNAQKQQISIAEALELSYGNNEKIKQYNERVQQKIYEDKAAKGNFLPSLNLLGGYTYLSENLEVNTSQISTSLDDLGGKYGAAFIAAYGEQIGLSGVSTESAYSTLVSVLGQFPSYPNMEIDNQQFPTAALTATQPLFTGGKIIAAKKYAKAELNSADIELRQVKYEIANELIKRYLNVVLIKQVVKTRQEVYEGMLKHEEQAARAIELEILPQHVLLRAKVAVADAQKDLNNDLNQEELATMALRTTMNLADSVQFTVMDSIAYKDLYLDFEELLTTAYTKQPILNLIDQKEEMAKQALALEKSKFMPNIAAFGTYNMFRDELPIVPPEFIVGVQAQINLFNGFKDINQLKAKKHLEKEVENAKNYAVKQIHLLVQSNYVTARNQQKLYNSLSATVDLAKENLRINTRRFEEGLGKSIDVIDASLLYKKSKIEQIVALNGYYQAIANLYTAVGEPEKMIPFITK
- a CDS encoding 2-hydroxyacid dehydrogenase gives rise to the protein MKIAIFNVHNWERDYLQRANNDKHTLKMFDTYLTSDTVDLAKDCDAICIFTEDNAAAPILDRLHELGVKYVALRSAGFNNVDVPHAKKLGIRMARVPEYSPYAIAEFAVGVMLALNRKLIRTHYRIMEMNFSLNGLVGFDMNGKTVGIIGTGKIGRVVAKILHGFGCKLLAYDIVEDNSLVEKYGATYTDLDTLCKQSDIITLHAPLNAKTHHLIDEAKIADMKKGVMLINAGRGGLVNTKDVINGLKSGQIGYFGMDVYEEEKGLYFEDHSDDILQDDDMARLMTLRNVLISSHQAFLTDTALTNISRITFDNLECMEKGDSCENEIK
- the ppsA gene encoding phosphoenolpyruvate synthase — translated: MKNYIRHFNEIDINDVPIVGGKNASLGEMFQKLTSKGVNIPDGFATTAEAYWHFLQKVHIQDEIFGYLSKLDTKDFSNLKEIGASVRKTILDTEFPEDIKEAIKEGYDTLSKKYKGDISLAVRSSATAEDLPTASFAGQQDSYLNIKGKDELIDACKRCYASLFNDRAIKYREDNGFDHTKVALSIGIQMMVRSDLAASGVNFTLDPDTGFDQVVMVSSIYGLGENIVQGSINPDDYFVFKPSLKNGIEQPIVSRRLGSKEKTMVYDKSGSGIVNLDTPMEKQEQYVLTDAEVIKLAQWSLIIEDHYKRPMDIEWAKDGQTNELFIVQARPETVQSAKKDKLKINTYTLLKKGKEITHGMGLGNKIASGKARILHSPEESDKLQEGEILVTERTNPDWDPILKKAAGIVTDQGGRTSHAAIVAREVGAAAIVGSTNATKVIKDGQDITISCAEGNTGVVYDGLLEWNETEIDLSTLGKPKTQPMLILADPEQAFKYSFYPSEGVGLMRMEFVINNAIQIHPMALKHFDTLKDQTVKDKIQKLTHHYPDKSDYFVHKLAEGIATIAAAFYPKDVIVRTSDFKTNEYASLIGGTEFEPIESNPMLGFRGASRYYNPKYQEAFALECKALKRVRETMGLTNVKIMIPFCRTLKEAAKIVEVLEKNGLKRGENGLQLYMMAEIPNNIILAEQFAEYFDGFSIGSNDLTQLTLGVDRDSELLSDIFDINDIGVKKMIAMVIESAHKTNTKIGLCGQAPSDYPEFAQFLVEKGINSVSFNPDALISGIKNINSAEKNKTAFGMVESSN
- a CDS encoding 1-phosphofructokinase family hexose kinase — translated: MARIITLTVNPAIDKSTTVDGIAADTKLRCTQPTFDAGGGGINVSRAIHKLGGSSLCSYFAGGPAGEFLKKLLDEQHIEQSVIPIEGWTRENLAVTDTSTNQQYRFGMPGPAVKEVEWQNALQQLELQLQKGDYLVASGKLPPNVPDDFYVKVSRVAEKKEALFILDTSGEALMKAAKSKIYMLKPNLAELGALCGTTSITDLDLKSLATQFLKNHDCQILVVSLGPKGALLATSTKMVHVPAPVVHQKSTIGAGDSMVAGMVMSLIWDRSLADMVRYGVACGTAATMHHGTQLCIKKDADKLYDWIKDQKPI